A window of Nitrospiria bacterium genomic DNA:
CATGGGTTGGAGGGATCTTCACGGGCAAAATATGTGTTAGGAATGCTCAAATGGGTGACCCAATTGGGTTGGAGAGGGGTGGCCCTTAATTTTAGATCGTGCAGCGGAGAGATCAACCGTCAAAAACGGTTTTATCATTCGGGGGAGACGACGGATTTAAAATGGGTTGTGGGCCAGCTCATTAAGCGGTTTCCAAACAGTCCTTTTTTTTTGATCGGTTTTTCCTTAGGGGGGAATGTTCTAATAAAATGGCTAGGGGAAGAGGGGAAAAAGGTTCCGCCTCAAGTTCAAGGTGCGACAGCGATTTCTGTCCCTTTTGACCTTGCTGTCGCGGCTAGACGGATTGATCAAGGGTTTAATCGGATTTATGGAAGTGTTTTCCTTAAAACGCTGAGAGAAAAAACACTGGCCAAAGAGAGGAAGTATCCCGGTTTGGTTGATCCCAAACAGGTTTCAAAAATTTTCTCTTTTGCTCAATTTGATAATGAGGTAACCGCACCCATTCATGGTTTTAAGGATGGGAAAGATTATTGGGTCAGCAGCAGTTCAATGGGATTTTTAGGAGAGGTTCAGGTCCCGACTTTATTGATTAGCGCTCAAGATGACCCATTTTTGCCTACATCCTATCTTCCTAGGAAAGTTATTGAACAATCAAAATGGTTGACCGGATGCTTTCCTTCAAAAGGAGGACATGTGGGATTTGTCGAGGGGAGGTCTCCCTGGGGGGTGTCCTATTGGTCTGAGTCCAAAACTTTTTCATTCATTTCCGATTTTGTGTAGAAAAGTTCTTTTAACGTTGAATTAGAAACCGGGTGCATTATTAAATTTTATTTCCATTTTAACTTTGGATCTTTTTATGACTAGAAAATTTCTGTGTATTTATTTTATAGCCATTTCGATGTTTTTGGGATGGCCTTACCATCTTCGTGCCCAGGACTATGGTAATGAATCCCTTCCAATCAATCAAATGGGGCCCAAGGAGTTGATTGATTTAGGCGAAAAGATCATTTTTGGAAAGGTGGGGGGATTTAAAAAAGGTGAAATAGGAAAAGGGATGTGTCCCGCCTGCCATGCTTTCAAAAAGGATGAAAAACGTCTGGTTGAGCGAGCTCCCAACCTTTTTGGCATTATTAAAAGGGGGGCGGAACGAATTAAAGAACCTGGGTTTCTCACCCAAAATACGGTTCAAACCGAATCCTTCCCGGGAAGCGGTAGAGCCAATTCGGCAATGGAATATCTGGCAGAATCAAAGATATGCCCTTCATGCTATGTGGTCCCGGGATTTGAAATTGAGATGAGCGGAAAAAAAGGAAGTTTGGAACCCCCCTTTCATAAACCCCCCATTAATTTGACCATTAATGAAATGATTGCCATTGATGTTTGGCTGTACAATAGGGAAGGGTTGCCCGCCCCTCCAACGGAACTACTTCGAATGGCTTATGAAAAATTTATCGGGGGGGGAGTTGGAGTTGGAGAAGCCCAGTTAGAAGCTCCCAAAATAAAAAAAGATATAGGGGATACATCTAGGGATGTTTTCTATGGGACCGAAGGGGTGGTTTCAGGGGCATCGGCGCCAATTTTGAATAGCGAAGATTATCCTCGTTGGAATCTTCCTTTTCCCTTCGAAAATAGCCGAAACGTTATCTGGTTTTTCGCTCAACAGCATCTTTATTTCGGAGCCTTAATTTCGGGAATCTTAATTTTAGTTTTGTTCTTTGAGGTAGGGGGGATTCTATCTAAGGACCCGGAGACCGCCCGTCGCTACAATGGTCTTGCCATAAAAATGCTGGGGTTGGTTACCGCCGGAGTAGGTGTTGCAGCAATCTTAGGCGGGTTAATTGTTTTTGGTCTGTTTTCTCTCTACAGGGATTTCTTTGTGTATTTTAGTGAAATTTTCCAACCCTCTATGAAGGTTTATGCCAATTTGCTTTGGTTATTTTTAGTGTGGTTTATTTATTATTTTTCTTGGGGGAAAATGAACCATGGGCCTTTAAAATTTGTGCATATCAGTATAGGTATTTTAGCAAATGGTCTTGCATTAGCCATTATATATATTGCCAATTCCTGGAGCACATTTATGTTGTCACCCTCCGGGGTGGATGAAGCGGGGTATTTTCTGGGAAACGAAGGGGATGCCCTCAAAAACCCCCTTTGGATGCCCTTGTTTTTTCTCCGGTTAAGTGCAAATGTCATTTTTGCCGCAATCGTAATAGCGGCTTATGCGGGTTTTAAAAGTATTACTTCGAAGACTTCAGAAGACAAAGGATATTATGATTGGATGGGGTATATTTCATTTTTGGCTTTTATCGTGGGGCTTTTCTCCATTCCATATATTGGACATTGGTTAAGTAACGATATCATTGGTTACCAACGCCAAATGGGGATTACATTGTTTTTGGGAGAATTATCCTGGGCCATGCTGACCTTGGTTTCTTTGTTAGGGTTGGTATTTTTAGGTATCATTTACTACACATGGCAAAGAATTAACTGTACCCACCTTGAGGGAGAGTATAAGAAATACGAAAAACCAGCCTTTTTTATTCTGGCGGTTTGTCTATTGGTTTATATCACCCCGTCTAACCTTGCCCTTACAATGGAAGAATTTAGAGCACTGGAGGGCCGGGTTCATCCCTTGATCTATGGTTATGGCGTTGAGTCTGTAAAACAGGCTGCGGTCCATACTATGCTGTTGGCGGCGGGGTGGTCCCTCCTGTTTTATTGGCGGAGCCGTTTCCAATCTCCTATATTGGGTTTTTTAAAAAATGACTGGATCCTAGGTGGTCTTTTTCTTTCAGCGGTCTTCTTTATGATATTTTTAGGTGCCTATGGGTTTGGGGCCTCCCCGGATGTCAGGGCTTGGTTGACTTTTCCCATGACTGTAGGAACCATTTCCGTCATGCTGATCGGTATTGGGATCACAAAAGTTTCTGTCTCCAAGTTGAGTCCTGTTTCCAAACAGAAACAGTGGGGAATGATTCCTTCAAGAGGGAATATCACGTTGATTTTTCTTGCTTTGGTAATCAGTTGGATCATGGGATTGGGGGGATATGTCCGTTCGGCTTTAAAAGGGCAATGGCATGTAACGGACATTGTCCCGGATAGGTCAGTGTGGGCTTTTAACCCCACCCAGGTGGATTCCTCTTTCTTTATTACTCTCAATGCATTGGTTTTTTGGATTGTTTTAATGGGTTTATTTTGGTTAGAAAAATATATTCCGTTTAAACCAAAGGTATAGTAAATCACCAAATTTTCAAGGCATCCGAGCCCTTTCCTCACATACGAAGAAGCGAAAACTTTTTATGAACGATTCGGAGCCAAGCAAGATGCCCAAGGTTTTTATGAAAATCCGGCCTTGGATGAGGAGTTAACCGAATATTCGAAGTTATCGCAGGCCCATTCGGATAAAGGAATACCTTTCACCCCAGGAGGGGCAGGTTCACCACCATGGGATCATTTCCTCTTTTGGAATCAGTTCGGAAGTGTTGGTTGCGAGGAGGGTTTAAGGAAGGAGCTGCCACTCATCTTTATCAATTGTAACTTTTTGCCCATCGTTAAGCTGCTTGGCCGTATCTCGGCCGAACATTCCTAAATAGCGCTCAATCCGATCTGCTTCAATAATCCGATCTTCCTTTGATTGCCCCGAGGGGAGTTTGTACTTTCTAATTAACACCGGCATTTCAACATCCTTTCTTTTTTAGTCTGCCCTAGACTAAGAATTGAAAAATAAACTCCCAATGATACTTTATTTTTGTTGGCCTGGTCAACTTTTTTCTATAAAAAAAGGGTGGATTTATTCATTCTCGGGAGTGGCCCAGGTGTCCCAATTGCCGTTTTCTTGTTGAAAATGAACCACGTTCGGTCGGCAGCAAACCGAGCAATCTTCTACGACTTTATAATGATGCGCAGTGGGATCATCAATGATGACTTCATTGGGTTCCCCGCAATATGCACAGAAGTAGGAGTTTCCGGTTTCTAAACTATGATCTGATTCATCTAAGAAATCATCGTCCATTCTCTTTTTGTTTCCATCTATTATTTGCTTGAGAAAATTAAACGTAGCGTCATTCCCCCAGTTCTTAAGTGGGAATCCATTGATTTTACTGGATACCTGCGCCCCGCTTTAAGGGTAGGGAACAAGCTTCTCGTGTATGACAATTTATTTGCGCTAAAATTTGCAACTAATTACGGGTATATGGGTTAAAGGGTTGTTTGTCTTTTTTCAATCAAGGTCTTTGTCTGAGCATCAAGGTGGAGTTTTACCTTTTCAGGGTCCGTAATGGGAGTTTGGCAGGTGAAGTCATAACAAATGTAGAGAGCGGGTTTGCCCTCAACAAGCCCCTTCCCTTCTAGGAGGGGAAGTTGTGAATCATTTTTTTTGGATTTTTCATTAGGGTGGGTGTGAGCCAAAATTCGATTGGGTAAATAGATTCGATTGACTTCCTTTTTTAGGGTTTGGGTTTTTTCATCTTTTGGGTCACCTGCCAAAGCGATTTCAACAGGCCCTTCCAAGAGCAAATCAACAACCCCAAGGGATTTACAAAAGGCCCGGGCGATGCGTTCAATGGTTTTTCCATAGGCGGTGACCGAGGAAATGGCCATTTTCCTCATATCTTCCCGATTCAAATGGAAGGAAAGCCTGGCAATGGAGAGTGCCGCGGTGGCATTGGAGTTGGGGGTTGCCCCATCATAGCCTTCTCTGTGGCGAATGATGAGTTGTTCGTGATTACTGGAGGTATTATATAATCCCCCTTCATCTCCTGCGGAGAAATCTGTCATCATCCGTTCAGCAAGTCCCGTTGCTTCCTTTAGGCAGGCCACATTCCCCCCTGCCTCGTAAAGGTCAATGAGTCCCTCACAAAAATATGCATAATCATCCAGGCACCCATTGAGATGGGCTTTGCCTGAACGGAAGGTTCGAAGAAGACGGTTTTCCGGGGTTTTTAGATTTTTCAAAATAAAATTGGCGGCCCCTTCCGCTGCTTTTAAATATTTTTGATCACCCAGAATCCGGGCCCCCTCTGCCATTGCTCCAATCATTAAACCGTTCCAAGAGGTGAGAATTTTATCGTCTAACCCGGGGGGAATCCGCTTGAGACGTGCTTGGTAGACCTTTTCCCGGGACGAGTCCAGTGAGGTTCTTAACTTTTCCGGAGTGGTTCCTACCTGGGAAGCCACCTGTTCAATGGATCTTGGGGTGTTCGGAATGTTTTTCCCCTCCCAATTTCCCGGTTCGGTGATGTCATAAAAGGCACAAAAATAAAGGGCATCCTTTTCTTCCAGGATTTGCTTGATTTCCGAGGGGCTCCAAACAAAAAACTTTCCTTCTTCACCTTCGGAGTCCGCATCGGTGGAGGAATAAAATCCGCCCTCTGGGGAAGTCATTTCTCGAATAATATAATCCAGTGTCTCCCTGGCAATTTTTTGATATAAAGGATCCTGGGTAACTTGAAAACCTTCCAAATAGATTTTTGCCAGTAAAGCGTTATCATAAAGCATTTTCTCAAAGTGGGGGACGAGCCATCGGTCATCGGTTGAATATCTCGCAAAGCCCCCACCAATTTGATCGTACATTCCACCCTTGGCCATGGCATCCAATGTGGTCTTAACCATCTTGAGGGTAAAAGCATCCTGGGTTCTTCGATAGACCCTCAGTAAAAGTGACAGGGCTGTAGAAGGGGGAAATTTAGGGGCGTTTCCGAACCCTCCATGGGTAGGGTCAAATTCTCTTGAAAGTTGATTGGCTGCCTGGTCGATTTCTTTGGTCCCTACGCTTTGAAAGGGGGCGGAAATCGATAATTGGCGAAGGTGTTCCGTTAAGGATTGTCCCTGTTGGACTAAACCATCACGATCATTTTTCCAAAGTTCCGCAATTTTTTGAAGGACGGTACTAAATCCAGGGCGGCCATAACGGTTCTCCGGAGGAAAATAGGTGCCTGTAAAAAAAGGTTCTTGTTTGGGGGTTAAAAAGACCGTCATGGGCCAGCCCCCTTGTCCGTTGTTCATGGCCACAGTGGCGGCCATATAGATCTCATCTAGGTCGGGCCTTTCCTCCCGGTCTACCTTAATGCAAATAAAGTGGTCATTCATGATTTTTGCGACCTCTTCGTTTTCAAAAGATTCCCGTTCCATGACATGGCACCAATGACAGGAGGAATACCCGATACTCAGAAGAATAGGCTTATCCTCTT
This region includes:
- a CDS encoding alpha/beta fold hydrolase; protein product: MDNCFSFHELKTLTKKFLWLKALSLEDSKELTEFSSAWWCHGRHSQTIWRRVFGKTPTVNIQRERWKTPDDDFLDLDFTETNHPKTENIKTPTILLLHGLEGSSRAKYVLGMLKWVTQLGWRGVALNFRSCSGEINRQKRFYHSGETTDLKWVVGQLIKRFPNSPFFLIGFSLGGNVLIKWLGEEGKKVPPQVQGATAISVPFDLAVAARRIDQGFNRIYGSVFLKTLREKTLAKERKYPGLVDPKQVSKIFSFAQFDNEVTAPIHGFKDGKDYWVSSSSMGFLGEVQVPTLLISAQDDPFLPTSYLPRKVIEQSKWLTGCFPSKGGHVGFVEGRSPWGVSYWSESKTFSFISDFV
- a CDS encoding CPXCG motif-containing cysteine-rich protein, with the protein product MDDDFLDESDHSLETGNSYFCAYCGEPNEVIIDDPTAHHYKVVEDCSVCCRPNVVHFQQENGNWDTWATPENE
- a CDS encoding thioredoxin domain-containing protein encodes the protein MSNPKHTNRLIEETSPYLLQHAHNPVDWYPWGKQALQKSKEEDKPILLSIGYSSCHWCHVMERESFENEEVAKIMNDHFICIKVDREERPDLDEIYMAATVAMNNGQGGWPMTVFLTPKQEPFFTGTYFPPENRYGRPGFSTVLQKIAELWKNDRDGLVQQGQSLTEHLRQLSISAPFQSVGTKEIDQAANQLSREFDPTHGGFGNAPKFPPSTALSLLLRVYRRTQDAFTLKMVKTTLDAMAKGGMYDQIGGGFARYSTDDRWLVPHFEKMLYDNALLAKIYLEGFQVTQDPLYQKIARETLDYIIREMTSPEGGFYSSTDADSEGEEGKFFVWSPSEIKQILEEKDALYFCAFYDITEPGNWEGKNIPNTPRSIEQVASQVGTTPEKLRTSLDSSREKVYQARLKRIPPGLDDKILTSWNGLMIGAMAEGARILGDQKYLKAAEGAANFILKNLKTPENRLLRTFRSGKAHLNGCLDDYAYFCEGLIDLYEAGGNVACLKEATGLAERMMTDFSAGDEGGLYNTSSNHEQLIIRHREGYDGATPNSNATAALSIARLSFHLNREDMRKMAISSVTAYGKTIERIARAFCKSLGVVDLLLEGPVEIALAGDPKDEKTQTLKKEVNRIYLPNRILAHTHPNEKSKKNDSQLPLLEGKGLVEGKPALYICYDFTCQTPITDPEKVKLHLDAQTKTLIEKRQTTL